Proteins co-encoded in one Streptococcus ruminicola genomic window:
- a CDS encoding TIGR00730 family Rossman fold protein, with the protein MKITVYLGSSFGNDPIYKENIIELGHWLAKQKHQLIYGGSKDGLMGVLADTVLADGGEVYGIIPLDFKKREKAHLHLTELTLVADMDERKRLLMDNGELFLAFPGGPGTLEEIVQAFSWTRIGLHHKPCLFLNLNGYYNLLKDLFDQMVTTGFLRQEDRDKAIFVDDLKALQEFVKAYQSEENDGFQSFICKR; encoded by the coding sequence ATGAAAATTACGGTTTATTTGGGGTCAAGTTTTGGGAATGACCCGATTTATAAGGAAAATATCATTGAATTAGGTCATTGGTTAGCCAAACAGAAGCATCAATTAATCTATGGTGGTAGTAAAGATGGTCTAATGGGTGTTTTGGCGGATACGGTTTTAGCTGATGGCGGAGAGGTTTATGGCATTATTCCGCTTGATTTTAAAAAGCGTGAAAAAGCTCATTTGCATTTAACAGAGCTAACTTTGGTGGCTGATATGGATGAGCGTAAGCGACTTTTAATGGATAATGGGGAGCTTTTTTTGGCTTTTCCAGGTGGTCCTGGAACTCTTGAGGAAATTGTCCAAGCTTTTTCTTGGACACGCATTGGACTGCATCATAAGCCTTGCCTTTTTCTTAATTTGAATGGTTATTATAACCTCCTCAAAGACCTTTTTGACCAAATGGTAACTACAGGATTTTTGAGACAAGAAGACCGTGATAAGGCCATTTTTGTAGATGATTTAAAGGCTTTGCAAGAATTTGTAAAAGCTTATCAAAGCGAGGAAAATGATGGATTTCAAAGCTTTATTTGCAAGCGATAA
- a CDS encoding nucleotidyltransferase family protein: MDFKALFASDKELIAILTIIAELDLPDAWLAAGTLRNYVWNVLSGKPGLLDASDIDVVFFAPEITYEKTQAIQEQLQAAYPNYQWEVKNQVFMHCHSPHTAPYQSARDAISKYPERCTAIAARLKDGDLELFLPYGEDDIVNFVVQPTPHFLVDKERMAVYHDRLKKKDWQKKWPRLQILA, from the coding sequence ATGGATTTCAAAGCTTTATTTGCAAGCGATAAAGAGTTGATAGCGATTTTAACTATAATAGCTGAGCTTGACCTGCCAGATGCTTGGCTTGCTGCGGGGACACTTCGTAATTACGTTTGGAATGTCTTATCAGGAAAGCCAGGTTTGTTGGATGCAAGTGACATTGATGTTGTCTTTTTTGCCCCTGAGATAACTTATGAGAAGACTCAAGCTATTCAAGAACAGCTTCAAGCAGCTTATCCTAATTATCAATGGGAAGTTAAAAATCAGGTCTTTATGCATTGCCATAGTCCGCACACAGCTCCTTATCAAAGTGCCAGAGATGCTATCAGTAAATACCCAGAACGCTGTACAGCTATAGCAGCACGTTTAAAAGATGGAGATTTGGAGTTATTTTTGCCTTATGGCGAAGATGATATTGTTAATTTTGTCGTCCAACCAACTCCACATTTTTTAGTTGATAAAGAACGTATGGCAGTTTATCATGACCGCTTGAAAAAGAAAGATTGGCAAAAGAAATGGCCGCGCTTGCAAATTCTAGCGTAA
- a CDS encoding CopY/TcrY family copper transport repressor, which yields MSISKSEWEIMRVIWTKDAATSGQILDILGEKNSWTASTVKTFLKRLVDKGYLTRKRSGKAFLYSSLLSEQEAMNQQADDLFDKFCQRKHKTILEHLLKETPMTLSDIADLQALLSSKEKEALDEVPCNCIPGQCRCKEHLGL from the coding sequence ATGTCAATTTCAAAATCAGAATGGGAGATCATGCGCGTGATTTGGACCAAAGATGCGGCAACGAGTGGTCAGATTCTTGATATTCTAGGTGAAAAAAATAGCTGGACAGCCTCAACGGTTAAGACTTTTTTGAAACGTCTAGTTGATAAAGGTTACTTGACAAGAAAAAGGTCTGGTAAAGCTTTTCTTTACTCAAGTCTTTTGTCTGAGCAAGAAGCTATGAACCAGCAGGCTGATGATTTATTTGATAAGTTTTGTCAGCGCAAGCACAAGACTATTCTTGAACATTTGCTAAAAGAAACGCCAATGACACTTTCTGACATTGCTGATTTACAAGCTCTGCTATCATCCAAAGAAAAAGAAGCTTTGGATGAAGTACCGTGTAATTGTATTCCTGGACAATGTCGTTGTAAAGAACATCTTGGTCTTTAA
- a CDS encoding heavy metal translocating P-type ATPase encodes MEKEEVFVIDGMTCAACALNVENAVNKIDHVDSAVVNLTTEKMTVRYNPDLVSEAEIEKAVVDAGYGACVFDPTTAKSQSERQSEATHNMWHKFLWSAAFAIPLLYLSMGSMMGLWVPKAIGMSEHPLIFALVQLALTLPVMYFGRRFYVNGFRALLKAHPNMDSLVALATSAAFLYSLYSTYHIALGHVHHVHMLYFESVAVILTLITLGKYFETLSKGRTSDAIQKLLTLSAKEATLIRDGAEQTIPIDQVQVGDLILVKPGEKIPVDGIVVSGHSVIDESMLTGESIPVEKNADDKVFGASINGQGSLTIRAEKVGDETLLAQIVKLVEDAQQTKAPIAKIADRVAGVFVPAVMTIALVTFLFWYFAKGESFVFALQVAIAVLVIACPCALGLATPTAIIVGTGRGAENGILYKRGDVLENAHHIDTMVFDKTGTITQGKPQVVDVIAYHGDEKSLLVQVASIEKYSEHPLSQAIVEKASADKLTLEEVENFTSLTGRGLQADLAGQTIYVGNRRLMEELQVDLTASETAVLAATQKGQTPIYISANEQLLGVITVADLLKADSKETVAKLQSQGIDVVLLTGDNSKTAQAIAKQAGIKTVISEVLPDQKSQAIKDLQRQGKMVAMVGDGINDAPALAVADIGIAVGSGTDIAIESADIILMKPEISDVLRALSISRLTIKVVKENLFWAFIYNILAIPVAMGVLYLFGGPLLNPMIAGLAMGFSSVSVVLNALRLKYMTLK; translated from the coding sequence ATGGAAAAAGAAGAAGTCTTTGTCATTGATGGCATGACATGCGCGGCCTGTGCATTAAATGTCGAAAATGCTGTCAATAAAATAGATCATGTTGATTCGGCGGTTGTTAATCTGACAACAGAGAAGATGACTGTACGCTACAATCCTGACTTAGTCAGTGAAGCTGAGATTGAAAAAGCTGTTGTGGATGCTGGGTATGGCGCTTGTGTATTTGACCCAACAACAGCTAAAAGCCAATCAGAACGCCAGAGCGAAGCTACTCATAATATGTGGCATAAGTTTTTGTGGTCAGCGGCTTTTGCGATTCCCTTGCTTTATCTCTCGATGGGCAGCATGATGGGATTGTGGGTGCCGAAGGCTATTGGCATGAGTGAGCATCCTTTGATTTTTGCGCTGGTTCAGCTTGCATTGACTTTACCAGTCATGTACTTTGGACGCCGTTTTTATGTTAATGGTTTCCGTGCTTTGTTAAAAGCGCATCCTAATATGGATTCTTTAGTCGCTCTGGCAACGAGCGCAGCATTTCTTTATAGTCTTTACAGCACTTACCACATCGCCTTAGGGCATGTGCACCACGTGCATATGCTTTACTTTGAATCCGTTGCTGTGATTTTGACCTTGATTACTTTGGGAAAATACTTTGAAACTCTTTCAAAAGGACGTACTTCAGATGCTATTCAAAAGTTATTAACTTTATCTGCTAAAGAGGCGACTCTTATCCGTGATGGAGCTGAGCAGACAATCCCAATTGATCAGGTTCAAGTAGGTGACCTTATCTTGGTCAAGCCAGGTGAAAAAATTCCTGTTGATGGCATTGTGGTTTCAGGACATTCAGTCATCGATGAATCGATGCTAACTGGTGAGAGTATTCCTGTTGAAAAAAATGCTGATGATAAGGTCTTTGGTGCTTCTATTAATGGACAAGGTTCGCTAACTATTCGAGCTGAAAAAGTCGGTGACGAAACGCTTTTAGCACAGATTGTTAAATTGGTAGAAGATGCTCAACAAACTAAAGCACCTATCGCCAAGATTGCTGATAGGGTTGCTGGGGTCTTTGTGCCAGCAGTTATGACTATCGCTTTGGTCACTTTCTTATTCTGGTATTTTGCCAAGGGTGAAAGTTTCGTCTTTGCCCTCCAAGTTGCTATCGCCGTTTTGGTGATTGCTTGCCCATGTGCTCTTGGACTGGCTACCCCAACAGCCATCATAGTTGGAACTGGTCGAGGTGCTGAAAATGGGATTCTTTACAAACGTGGTGACGTCCTTGAAAATGCTCATCATATTGATACCATGGTCTTTGACAAGACAGGAACCATTACGCAAGGAAAACCACAAGTGGTTGATGTTATCGCCTATCACGGTGACGAAAAGAGCCTACTTGTTCAGGTCGCTTCCATTGAAAAGTATTCAGAGCATCCACTTAGTCAGGCTATTGTGGAAAAAGCTAGCGCTGACAAACTAACTTTGGAAGAAGTTGAGAATTTCACCTCTTTGACAGGACGAGGTTTACAAGCTGATCTTGCAGGGCAGACCATTTACGTCGGTAACCGCAGATTGATGGAAGAGTTGCAAGTTGACTTGACCGCGAGTGAAACAGCTGTGCTGGCTGCGACACAAAAAGGTCAAACTCCGATTTACATTTCGGCTAATGAGCAACTGCTAGGAGTGATTACCGTAGCCGATTTATTAAAAGCAGACAGCAAGGAGACCGTCGCTAAATTACAAAGTCAAGGCATTGATGTCGTTTTACTAACAGGAGACAACAGCAAAACCGCGCAAGCTATTGCCAAACAAGCTGGCATCAAGACTGTGATTAGCGAGGTCTTGCCTGACCAAAAATCACAAGCTATTAAGGACTTGCAGCGTCAAGGAAAAATGGTTGCCATGGTCGGTGACGGGATTAATGATGCGCCAGCGTTAGCAGTAGCAGACATTGGGATTGCGGTAGGTTCAGGAACTGACATTGCTATTGAGTCAGCGGATATTATCCTAATGAAACCAGAAATTTCAGATGTCCTAAGAGCTTTAAGCATCAGTCGTTTGACGATTAAAGTGGTTAAGGAAAATCTCTTCTGGGCATTCATCTACAATATTCTAGCGATTCCAGTTGCAATGGGAGTTTTGTATCTCTTTGGTGGGCCTTTGCTTAATCCAATGATTGCAGGACTTGCTATGGGCTTTAGTTCAGTGTCAGTGGTTTTAAATGCTCTTCGCTTAAAATACATGACATTAAAATAA
- a CDS encoding heavy-metal-associated domain-containing protein, whose product MEKTYEVTGMKCQGCVTKVTEKLSAVPGVKAVDVDLEKKQATITGRPFKFFLKRALKETKFSLGKEIK is encoded by the coding sequence ATGGAAAAAACATATGAAGTAACAGGTATGAAATGCCAAGGTTGTGTCACAAAAGTGACTGAAAAATTATCAGCTGTTCCTGGTGTAAAAGCTGTTGACGTTGATTTAGAGAAAAAACAAGCGACTATCACAGGACGTCCATTTAAGTTCTTTTTAAAACGTGCGCTTAAAGAAACAAAATTTAGTCTCGGAAAAGAAATTAAGTAA
- a CDS encoding trimeric intracellular cation channel family protein, with translation MTMNVWDLLSIIGSIAFALSGAIVAMEEDFDILGIFILGFVTAFGGGAIRNLLIGLPISALWSQSQCFYFALAAMLFIMVFPNIITHKGWRKAEVLTDAIGLAAFSVQGAMYAVKLHQPLSAVIVAAVLTGAGGGIVRDILAGRKPSVLRSEVYAGWAILAALAIYFKIVHNDPGYYVLVLILTILRMIGYWRQWHLPKIKRKVTKND, from the coding sequence ATGACGATGAATGTTTGGGATTTATTAAGTATCATTGGTTCTATCGCCTTTGCTTTATCTGGAGCAATCGTCGCGATGGAAGAAGATTTTGACATACTTGGGATTTTTATCCTAGGTTTTGTGACTGCCTTTGGTGGTGGAGCTATTCGTAATCTTTTGATTGGTTTGCCGATTAGCGCCCTCTGGTCTCAGAGTCAGTGTTTTTATTTTGCCTTGGCAGCCATGTTATTTATCATGGTATTTCCAAATATCATTACTCACAAAGGTTGGCGAAAAGCAGAAGTCTTGACGGATGCTATTGGTCTTGCGGCTTTTAGTGTTCAAGGGGCCATGTATGCTGTTAAACTTCATCAACCTTTAAGCGCTGTGATTGTCGCAGCTGTTTTGACTGGTGCAGGTGGCGGGATTGTCCGAGATATCTTAGCTGGTCGAAAACCAAGTGTGCTTAGAAGTGAAGTATACGCTGGTTGGGCAATTTTAGCGGCGCTAGCGATTTATTTTAAAATCGTTCATAACGATCCTGGCTATTATGTATTAGTTTTAATTCTGACAATCTTACGTATGATAGGCTACTGGCGTCAGTGGCATTTGCCAAAAATTAAACGGAAGGTCACTAAAAATGATTAA
- a CDS encoding Cof-type HAD-IIB family hydrolase codes for MIKLIAIDLDGTLLNSDKKIPEENVKAIQKAAQAGVKIVLCTGRPKSGILPFFEKLGLDDEEYIIMNNGCTIYNTKNWELVFHAQVTNEELDKLNEAVANYPDVCLTLTGEKHYYAVGEEVPELVQYDAGLVFDTAHAVTLDEMKATDEIIFQAMYMAKAPQLNPFQEAKETALAKEFSVVRSQEYIFEAMPKGYTKATALKALSEKLGFSPEQVMALGDAANDLEMLEFAYHSVAMGNATDEVKSICRYETTTNDNAGVAQAIYDYVLK; via the coding sequence ATGATTAAATTAATTGCAATCGATTTAGATGGAACATTACTTAATTCAGATAAAAAAATTCCTGAAGAAAATGTCAAAGCAATCCAAAAAGCTGCACAAGCAGGGGTAAAAATTGTTCTTTGTACAGGACGTCCAAAGTCAGGAATTCTTCCATTTTTTGAAAAATTGGGCTTGGATGATGAAGAATATATCATCATGAATAATGGTTGCACCATTTACAATACCAAAAATTGGGAACTTGTTTTTCATGCTCAAGTCACAAATGAAGAGCTAGATAAATTGAATGAAGCTGTTGCTAATTACCCAGATGTTTGCTTAACCTTGACAGGTGAAAAACATTATTACGCTGTAGGTGAAGAAGTTCCAGAACTTGTCCAATACGATGCTGGTCTTGTCTTTGATACCGCTCATGCAGTCACACTTGATGAGATGAAGGCGACAGACGAAATCATCTTCCAAGCTATGTACATGGCAAAAGCGCCACAATTAAATCCATTTCAAGAAGCTAAAGAAACAGCTTTGGCTAAAGAATTTAGTGTGGTTCGTAGCCAAGAATATATCTTTGAAGCTATGCCAAAAGGTTACACTAAAGCAACAGCTCTTAAAGCTTTGTCAGAAAAACTTGGCTTCTCACCAGAGCAAGTCATGGCACTTGGTGATGCTGCCAACGACCTTGAAATGCTTGAATTTGCTTATCATAGCGTTGCTATGGGAAATGCGACAGACGAAGTCAAATCTATTTGCCGCTACGAAACAACAACTAATGACAATGCCGGAGTAGCTCAGGCTATTTACGATTATGTCTTGAAATAA
- a CDS encoding TetR/AcrR family transcriptional regulator, translating into MTEKTISKKSLQNLKVSNKESRKLTREALETALLLLLEKKTLSQITISELVAKAGVSRNAFYRNYKSKEAILESILTQIVRRIFRGLKAFDLKSQLSQAWLFILNEAKKEAQVLGLIFEQHLEKLLTGIVSKRLKAYQRFKKKHDSRYTNSFWSNAIISVLSNWVADDMRIPAEEVAAIGLPLFL; encoded by the coding sequence ATGACGGAAAAGACAATTTCAAAAAAGTCCTTGCAAAATTTGAAAGTTTCTAATAAAGAATCACGAAAATTGACACGTGAAGCGCTAGAAACTGCACTTTTGCTCCTTCTTGAAAAGAAAACCTTGAGCCAAATTACGATTTCAGAACTCGTTGCCAAAGCTGGTGTCTCACGCAACGCTTTCTACCGTAATTATAAGTCTAAAGAAGCTATTTTAGAGTCTATTCTAACCCAAATCGTTCGTCGCATTTTTCGTGGTCTCAAAGCATTTGATTTGAAAAGTCAGCTCTCCCAAGCTTGGCTTTTCATTCTGAATGAAGCCAAAAAAGAGGCACAAGTTCTTGGCTTAATTTTTGAACAACACCTTGAAAAACTCTTGACGGGCATCGTCTCTAAACGATTAAAAGCTTACCAAAGGTTCAAGAAAAAACATGATTCACGCTACACAAATTCTTTCTGGAGTAACGCCATCATCTCAGTTCTTTCAAACTGGGTAGCTGATGACATGCGTATCCCTGCTGAGGAAGTAGCTGCAATCGGTTTGCCACTTTTCTTATAA
- a CDS encoding DegV family protein, translating into MTWKIVTDSGCDLRRIEELAEHTEFQNVPLTIQIGSEIFVDDEGLDVANMMTTMYASPVSSKSSCPSPDAFLQAYQGAENVIAITITGNLSGSQNSAQVAKHMLLEEHPNVNVHVIDSLSAGGEIDLIVEELNRLIAKDLSFDEVVEAITAYQEKTKLLFVLARVDNLVKNGRLSKLVGKVVGLLNIRMVGKASDEGKLELLHKARGQKKAVQATVEEMFKEGYQGGKVMIAHANNEKACQQLSDKIKEKYPQADVRFIPASGLCSFYGEDGGILLGYETV; encoded by the coding sequence ATGACTTGGAAAATTGTGACTGATTCAGGTTGTGACCTTCGACGTATTGAAGAGCTTGCAGAACACACAGAATTTCAAAATGTCCCACTAACAATTCAAATTGGTTCAGAAATTTTTGTGGATGATGAAGGATTAGACGTTGCTAATATGATGACAACCATGTACGCAAGTCCTGTTTCATCAAAATCAAGTTGCCCTAGCCCAGATGCTTTCTTACAAGCTTATCAAGGTGCTGAAAATGTTATTGCCATCACGATTACAGGTAATCTTTCAGGAAGTCAAAATAGTGCTCAGGTTGCAAAACACATGCTTTTGGAGGAACATCCAAATGTCAATGTTCATGTTATCGACTCTTTGTCTGCAGGTGGTGAGATTGATTTAATCGTTGAAGAATTAAATCGTTTGATTGCTAAAGACTTAAGCTTTGATGAAGTGGTCGAAGCTATCACGGCTTATCAAGAAAAGACAAAATTGTTGTTTGTTTTGGCACGTGTGGATAACCTTGTCAAAAATGGACGTTTGAGTAAGCTAGTCGGGAAAGTTGTTGGACTTTTGAACATTCGCATGGTTGGTAAGGCAAGTGACGAAGGAAAATTGGAACTCCTTCACAAAGCGCGTGGTCAAAAGAAAGCTGTTCAAGCAACCGTTGAGGAAATGTTTAAAGAAGGTTACCAAGGTGGCAAGGTTATGATTGCTCACGCAAATAACGAAAAAGCTTGTCAACAATTGAGTGACAAAATTAAAGAAAAATACCCACAAGCTGATGTTCGCTTTATCCCAGCATCAGGTCTTTGCAGCTTTTACGGTGAAGATGGCGGTATTTTATTAGGATACGAAACAGTGTAA
- a CDS encoding YgjV family protein, translating into MSIGFIFSAIGATCLAISSFAKTKKTMLTWQLSDYFFTMIANFLLGGYTGAISISVSIIRNTLMIKHWDSIYTTVILVIIQVSAGTYFNNLGLIGFLPLISSVSYTIITFMTSKVQWLRWVTVENMVLWAFYDFTIKAYPALLMDIVITLTTLIAISKYSSLNHKKNKS; encoded by the coding sequence ATTTCAATTGGATTTATCTTCTCAGCAATTGGTGCAACTTGCTTAGCCATTTCATCATTTGCTAAAACGAAAAAAACTATGTTAACTTGGCAATTATCGGATTATTTCTTTACGATGATTGCTAATTTTTTACTCGGTGGCTACACTGGCGCTATTTCGATTAGCGTATCTATTATTCGTAACACGTTAATGATTAAACACTGGGATTCCATCTACACAACCGTTATTTTAGTGATTATCCAAGTTTCTGCAGGAACTTACTTTAACAACCTTGGTTTGATTGGCTTTCTTCCCTTGATTTCATCTGTGTCTTATACCATCATTACCTTTATGACTAGCAAAGTTCAATGGCTGCGCTGGGTTACTGTTGAAAATATGGTACTCTGGGCATTTTATGACTTCACTATTAAAGCTTATCCTGCTTTACTTATGGATATTGTCATCACACTAACGACCTTAATAGCCATTTCAAAATACAGTTCACTTAATCATAAGAAAAATAAGTCTTGA